Proteins from a genomic interval of Trifolium pratense cultivar HEN17-A07 linkage group LG6, ARS_RC_1.1, whole genome shotgun sequence:
- the LOC123893212 gene encoding uncharacterized protein LOC123893212 isoform X2: protein MAGTGNDPQKQLLSIIRNFATEKSQGERRVVTLRKQFETLKSELSDANAELEKSKRCKELVEQELKGFELHLFLSEASVQTLEARVSLIQNDMSVVESDLETLKNEEATLRDLFIRNMLDLNAKIRKFQESMVTCDIDAVEYAACADPAPVTMKENDADAALGVLESRLSEILSQTTKEDDEFQAQQEIYKNVQRELSDCERKVSLMNMIVSETKELQDLTMLSSKLEATYSSLGEELQNRSMCPRCHMDNLEALTASLQANEEN, encoded by the exons ATGGCGGGAACGGGAAACGATCCGCAGAAACAACTTCTAAGCATCATTCGCAATTTCGCCACCGAGAAATCTCAAGGAG AACGAAGAGTAGTTACTCTGAGAAAGCAATTCGAAACACTTAAATCAGAATTAAGCGATGCTAATGCGGAACTTGAAAAATCCAAACGCTGCAAAGAACTTGTTGAACAGGAACTTAAAGGCTTTGAACTTCATTTGTTTTTGAGTGAAGCTTCAGTTCAAACCCTAGAG GCAAGGGTATCTCTAATTCAGAATGATATGTCTGTTGTGGAATCTGATCTGGAAACTCTCAAG AATGAAGAAGCAACTTTACG TGATCTATTCATCCGCAACATGCTTGACCTGAATGCCAAAATAAG GAAATTTCAGGAGAGTATGGTTACTTGTGACATTGATGCAGTAGAATATGCAGCTTGTGCAG ATCCAGCACCAGTAACTATGAAAGAAAATGACGCTGATGCTGCTCTAGGGGTTCTTGAAAGTAGGCTTTCGGAGATACTATCTCAAACAACGAAAGAGGATGATGAATTCCAAGCTCAACAGGAAATTTATAAGAAC GTCCAGCGTGAATTGAGTGATTGTGAAAGAAAGGTGTCTTTAATGAATATGATAGTCTCAGAAACTAAAGAATTGCAGGATCTCACCAT GCTGTCTTCTAAATTAGAAGCAACATACAGTTCACTTGGTGAGGAGCTTCAGAACAGATCCATGTGCCCGAGATGTCATATGGACAATTTGGAGGCTTTAACTGCTTCTCTGCAGGCGAATGAGGAAAACTGA
- the LOC123893198 gene encoding subtilisin-like protease SBT1.9 produces MTPHMLLCYLTTLFHLIFITLAQTDNYIIFMNISVMPKPFLTQHTWYISTLSSALENPQLISSKLIYTYTHVINGFSVNLSPKEHQALTNSPGYISSVKDLQMKLDTTYSPQFLGLNPKVGAWPDSEFGKGIVIGLVDTGIWPESKSFRDNKMSNIPSKWKGHCEDSIHFNSSLCNKKLIGAKFFNRGLLAQDPNATLGLNSTRDTVGHGTHTSSTAAGSRVDNASFFGYAAGTASGVAPNSHVAMYKVVWKDELVSSDVIAAIDAAISDDVDILSLSFGSTEFVPLYEDPLAIATFAAMKKGVFVSCAAGNGGPDLETLHNGMPWVITSAAGTMDRDFQGILTLGNGNKVMGFSVYVGTFSSHNVPIVFMGLCDNVNELKKVKRMIVVCEDKNGTSLSYQPGNLGEVNVYGAVLISNTADTYYSSDDYTIGFQNSLAAIFVDPIHGEIIKAYIKSYYNSNHSSIASMSFRKTGFGLKTAPSVDSYSSRGPSYSCPFVLKPDITAPGTSILAAWPSNVTVAQKYFRDFNLDSGTSMACPHVAGVAALVKGTHRNWSPAAIRSAIMTTSDILDNNQEHIKDIGTGSRATPFALGAGHVNPKRALNPGLVYDVGVQDYVNLLCALNITQKNITAITRSSSNDCSKPSLDLNYPSFIAFFNGENSSSKTIQEFYRTVTNVGEGQATYVASITPIEGFRATVIPNNLVFNEKNEKLSYKLRIEVAATTKLKELDFGYLTWMDTKQHVVRSPIVVTTLKLKS; encoded by the coding sequence ATGACTCCTCATATGTTGTTATGTTACCTTACAACATTGTTTCACTTGATTTTCATCACATTAGCTCAAACTGATAACTATATCATTTTCATGAACATATCAGTCATGCCTAAACCATTCTTAACACAACACACATGGTACATTTCCACTCTTTCCTCTGCTTTAGAGAACCCTCAACTCATTTCTTCCAAGTTAATTTACACCTACACACATGTCATCAATGGTTTCAGTGTTAACCTTTCTCCAAAAGAACATCAAGCTTTGACAAATTCACCCGGATACATTTCATCCGTAAAAGATTTACAGATGAAACTAGACACTACATATTCCCCTCAATTCCTTGGTCTCAATCCCAAAGTAGGTGCTTGGCCTGATTCAGAATTTGGTAAAGGTATAGTTATTGGTTTGGTTGACACCGGAATTTGGCCAGAGAgtaaaagcttcagagataaCAAAATGTCCAATATTCCTTCAAAATGGAAAGGACACTGTGAAGATAGCATTCACTTCAATTCATCCCTCTGTAACAAAAAACTCATCGGAGCTAAATTCTTCAACAGAGGATTATTAGCACAGGATCCCAATGCAACCTTAGGTTTAAACTCCACACGTGACACAGTAGGTCACGGAACCCACACTTCGTCAACAGCAGCCGGAAGCAGAGTTGATAATGCATCTTTCTTTGGTTATGCAGCTGGAACAGCTTCAGGAGTTGCTCCGAATTCGCATGTCGCAATGTATAAGGTTGTATGGAAAGATGAATTAGTTTCATCTGATGTAATAGCTGCAATTGATGCTGCAATATCAGACGATGTTGATATTCTTTCATTATCATTTGGGTCTACAGAATTTGTACCTTTGTATGAAGATCCACTAGCCATAGCAACATTTGCAGCTATGAAAAAAGGTGTTTTTGTCTCGTGTGCAGCTGGAAATGGCGGTCCTGACCTTGAAACTCTTCACAATGGAATGCCTTGGGTGATAACTTCTGCCGCTGGTACTATGGATAGAGATTTTCAAGGGATTCTTACACTTGGAAATGGTAACAAAGTCATGGGATTTTCTGTTTATGTAGGAACATTTTCTTCACATAATGTTCCGATTGTTTTCATGGGTTTATGTGACAATGTTAACGAACTGAAAAAAGTGAAGAGAATGATTGTGGTTTGTGAAGACAAGAATGGAACTAGCCTTTCTTATCAACCTGGTAATTTGGGTGAAGTAAACGTTTATGGAGCTGTTTTGATTTCAAATACCGCCGACACATACTATTCATCGGATGATTACACTATCGGTTTCCAGAATAGTTTGGCAGCCATCTTTGTTGATCCAATACATGGGGAAATCATCAAAGCCTACATCAAGAGTTATTACAACTCTAATCACTCTTCGATAGCAAGCATGTCTTTTAGGAAAACAGGTTTTGGTCTGAAAACAGCACCTAGTGTTGATTCTTACAGCTCAAGAGGGCCATCGTATAGCTGTCCATTTGTGTTGAAACCAGATATTACTGCACCCGGTACTTCGATCTTAGCGGCATGGCCTTCAAATGTCACGGTGgcacaaaaatattttagagaTTTCAATTTGGATAGTGGAACATCTATGgcatgtcctcatgttgctgGTGTCGCAGCGCTTGTGAAAGGCACACACCGTAATTGGAGCCCTGCGGCTATTCGGTCAGCAATAATGACAACATCGGACATATTGGATAATAATCAGGAACACATCAAAGACATTGGAACTGGAAGCAGGGCAACCCCTTTTGCATTGGGAGCTGGGCATGTTAATCCAAAGAGAGCACTTAACCCAGGACTTGTTTATGATGTTGGTGTACAAGATTATGTGAATCTTCTTTGTGCACTAAACATCACACAGAAAAACATCACAGCCATTACAAGATCCTCTTCCAATGATTGCTCTAAACCTTCATTGGATCTTAACTACCCTTCTTTTATTGCATTTTTCAATGGTGAAAATTCTTCGTCAAAGACAATACAAGAATTTTATAGAACAGTTACCAATGTTGGCGAGGGACAAGCAACTTATGTTGCTAGCATTACTCCAATTGAAGGGTTTCGCGCCACTGTGATCCCAAACAACTTGGTGTTCAATGAGAAGAATGAGAAGCTAAGCTACAAGTTGAGGATTGAAGTTGCAGCAACTACAAAATTAAAGGAATTGGATTTTGGATATCTAACTTGGATGGATACGAAGCAGCATGTTGTTAGGAGTCCAATTGTGGTCACAACCCTCAAATTGAAATCCTAG
- the LOC123893212 gene encoding uncharacterized protein LOC123893212 isoform X1, translating to MAGTGNDPQKQLLSIIRNFATEKSQGERRVVTLRKQFETLKSELSDANAELEKSKRCKELVEQELKGFELHLFLSEASVQTLEARVSLIQNDMSVVESDLETLKNEEATLRDLFIRNMLDLNAKIRKFQESMVTCDIDAVEYAACADPAPVTMKENDADAALGVLESRLSEILSQTTKEDDEFQAQQEIYKNVSSNCKCYTVKVQRELSDCERKVSLMNMIVSETKELQDLTMLSSKLEATYSSLGEELQNRSMCPRCHMDNLEALTASLQANEEN from the exons ATGGCGGGAACGGGAAACGATCCGCAGAAACAACTTCTAAGCATCATTCGCAATTTCGCCACCGAGAAATCTCAAGGAG AACGAAGAGTAGTTACTCTGAGAAAGCAATTCGAAACACTTAAATCAGAATTAAGCGATGCTAATGCGGAACTTGAAAAATCCAAACGCTGCAAAGAACTTGTTGAACAGGAACTTAAAGGCTTTGAACTTCATTTGTTTTTGAGTGAAGCTTCAGTTCAAACCCTAGAG GCAAGGGTATCTCTAATTCAGAATGATATGTCTGTTGTGGAATCTGATCTGGAAACTCTCAAG AATGAAGAAGCAACTTTACG TGATCTATTCATCCGCAACATGCTTGACCTGAATGCCAAAATAAG GAAATTTCAGGAGAGTATGGTTACTTGTGACATTGATGCAGTAGAATATGCAGCTTGTGCAG ATCCAGCACCAGTAACTATGAAAGAAAATGACGCTGATGCTGCTCTAGGGGTTCTTGAAAGTAGGCTTTCGGAGATACTATCTCAAACAACGAAAGAGGATGATGAATTCCAAGCTCAACAGGAAATTTATAAGAACGTAAGTTCAAATTGCAAATGCTATACAGTCAAG GTCCAGCGTGAATTGAGTGATTGTGAAAGAAAGGTGTCTTTAATGAATATGATAGTCTCAGAAACTAAAGAATTGCAGGATCTCACCAT GCTGTCTTCTAAATTAGAAGCAACATACAGTTCACTTGGTGAGGAGCTTCAGAACAGATCCATGTGCCCGAGATGTCATATGGACAATTTGGAGGCTTTAACTGCTTCTCTGCAGGCGAATGAGGAAAACTGA